ACTTATTGCAAATGTCTTGCATTATGATTTGATTCCTCCTTTTGGTTTTTTAGCCAAGGATATCTTTTTTTCGTTCTCGATTGTAAGTATTCTTGCAATGACTTTTTTCATATCCTTGATTTTTCCAGGATTCTCTGCGACTCCACCG
This is a stretch of genomic DNA from Nanoarchaeota archaeon. It encodes these proteins:
- the rpmC gene encoding 50S ribosomal protein L29; this encodes MTILKLKDARELPKEAIDKKLSEIRLELAKELGKIRVGGVAENPGKIKDMKKVIARILTIENEKKISLAKKPKGGIKS